Part of the Neisseria brasiliensis genome is shown below.
CAGCTCTTCTTCTTTATAAGTAATCGGGAACACGGCCATCTGCTCGAAGCGCGGATGCTCGATGGCAATCAGACGGCCTTTGTGTTCGCTGTTGAGATAATGCAGCGGCAGGTTTTCGATTGAGTCGGAAAAGCCGCTATCTAAATCGGCATAAGGCTCGGCTTGCGAATCTTCCGGTAAACCTAAGCTGGCAACCAAATCAGAGCGTTTGTGTTCGGCATCAAATAAATGCACGCTGCCGGCAATGGCGGCGACGGCGGGCAAGGTGCGGCCTAAAAATTCGGTGGCGGCGGTTTTCGGTTGGTGGATTTGGTGCAAATCGCGCGTGGTTTGGTAGAGCAGCGCCAAATCACGGTTTTGCCGCTCAAGGTCTTCCGTTTGGCGTGCCACTTGGCCTTCCAAGTCGGTATAAAGTGTCTTCAGGCTCGTGCTCATCTGATTGAAGCCTTTATTTACTTGGGCAAACTCGCGGATATAGTCGGTGTTGATTTCCGTGCCGAATTCACCGCGCCCGATGGCACGCACGCCCGCACTCAAGGCTTCCAATGGGCGGATAATCCACGCATAGTGCAAGCTGATCATGAAACCGGCCGCAACAAAAATCATTAGAATTAAGGCCATCTGAAAGCGGCGCAGCCATTGGGTGTTTTCTTCGTTGGCATTTTCCAAAGCCTGCACGAATAAATCCAAATTACCGGCAAAGCGGTATAAATCCTGATTGTCGGGCAATTGATTGGCTTCTAAAGACGGGCGGATTTTGTGCTGCCAATCGTCCATCAGGCTGGTTTGAATCAGGGTGGAATTCATGGCATTGCCGGAACGAGAAGGCAAGAGCGGCTTGATCACATCGCTTTCGCTGACCTTCAGCAAAGTGTGTTCAAACGCTTGAATCTGTTGACGCACATGTTCGGCAGGTTCTTTTTCGTGTACCAAATGCGTCAAGCGGTAGGTCTGCATACGCAGGCTGCCGGCATGGTTGATGGCTGTGCCGGCACCTTCCAGCCGCCATGATAAAATCAAGGTGAATACGACTGAAAACAAGGCTGAGCTGACCCACAATACGGTCAGAAATTTGAGCCGCGCCGAAAGGCTGGGGCCGTCTGAAAATTGGGCTAATCTGTTCATGATGATGGCAATTAAATGATGCCCTAAAAATAGCATTGTTTGGTCTAAATCACAATAATGCAAAGAAATGTATTTATCGGCTAGAATTTCATGCGGATTCGTGTAAAATCCAGTTATGATAAAATTCAATTTATATGAACATTTTGCAGGCTTGATGGTAAAAGCTTTTCAGACGGCCTGCAAAACCACTCTTGAAAATTTCGCATGATTACCATTTTATATTTCGGTGTTTTAAAACAAAAATTACAA
Proteins encoded:
- a CDS encoding histidine kinase gives rise to the protein MNRLAQFSDGPSLSARLKFLTVLWVSSALFSVVFTLILSWRLEGAGTAINHAGSLRMQTYRLTHLVHEKEPAEHVRQQIQAFEHTLLKVSESDVIKPLLPSRSGNAMNSTLIQTSLMDDWQHKIRPSLEANQLPDNQDLYRFAGNLDLFVQALENANEENTQWLRRFQMALILMIFVAAGFMISLHYAWIIRPLEALSAGVRAIGRGEFGTEINTDYIREFAQVNKGFNQMSTSLKTLYTDLEGQVARQTEDLERQNRDLALLYQTTRDLHQIHQPKTAATEFLGRTLPAVAAIAGSVHLFDAEHKRSDLVASLGLPEDSQAEPYADLDSGFSDSIENLPLHYLNSEHKGRLIAIEHPRFEQMAVFPITYKEEELGLFTLYFSDGHTLSQSDQELLQTLSSQLGVSIANSRFAQERRLLAVLQERNLIAQGLHDSIAQTLTFLNLQVQMLESAYNAEQKEQVDENIRFIKDGVQECYDDVRELLLNFRTKLSNKDFPEAVSTLLARFEQQTQIEVNTTWIEEGGWLNHDEQLQIIFILQESLSNIRKHAQADKVDVSLINRQDFTLKISDNGIGFDTDTIDSLSGEHVGLGIMQERARRIDAVLDVASQPHKGTTVTLVLPQHKRTAS